One Sphingomonas endolithica DNA segment encodes these proteins:
- a CDS encoding dicarboxylate/amino acid:cation symporter: MKLTAIPDRPERTPLYAQLYVQVVVAIVAGALVGHFYPTTGEALKPPGDFFIKLVKMIIAPVIFLSVVSGIAGMRELSSVGRVAAKAFGYFLFFSTLALIVGLIVANVVRPGAGMNIDPATLDAGAVATYAKQAHETTLVGFVMAIIPTTMVSALTEGSILQTLFVAILFGVALSLVGKPAEPVLDLIERLALVVFRLVGILMRVAPVGAFGAIAFTIGRYGAGSLVNLGALVATFYFTSIFFVVVVLGAVARLHGFSILRLIAYLKAELLLVLGTSSSEAALPSLIAKLEDAGCDKAVVGLVVPTGYSFNLDGTNIYMTLAALFIAQACNVELTLGQELLLLGVAMLSSKGAAGVTGAGFITLAATLSIVPSVPVAGMALILGIDRFMSECRSLTNFMGNAVAAIVVSRWENKLDLPRLNARLAGKTPAEPAPAIG; the protein is encoded by the coding sequence ATGAAGCTGACAGCCATCCCGGACCGCCCGGAGCGCACGCCGCTCTACGCGCAGCTCTATGTCCAGGTCGTCGTGGCGATCGTCGCGGGGGCACTGGTCGGCCATTTCTATCCCACCACGGGTGAGGCGCTGAAGCCGCCGGGCGATTTCTTCATCAAGCTGGTCAAGATGATCATCGCACCGGTGATCTTCCTGAGCGTGGTGAGCGGGATCGCTGGCATGCGCGAGCTTTCCTCGGTCGGGCGGGTCGCGGCCAAGGCCTTCGGCTATTTCCTGTTCTTTTCCACGTTGGCGCTGATCGTCGGGCTGATCGTCGCGAATGTCGTGCGGCCGGGGGCGGGCATGAACATCGACCCCGCGACCTTGGATGCAGGCGCCGTCGCGACTTACGCCAAGCAGGCGCACGAAACGACCTTGGTCGGCTTCGTGATGGCGATCATCCCGACGACGATGGTCTCGGCGCTGACCGAGGGATCGATCCTGCAGACATTGTTCGTCGCGATCCTCTTCGGCGTCGCGCTCAGCCTGGTCGGCAAACCGGCCGAGCCGGTGCTCGACCTGATCGAACGCCTGGCATTGGTCGTGTTCCGGCTGGTCGGCATCCTGATGCGCGTGGCCCCGGTTGGCGCGTTCGGCGCGATCGCCTTTACCATCGGCAGATATGGCGCAGGTAGCCTCGTCAATCTCGGCGCGCTGGTCGCGACCTTCTATTTCACCTCGATCTTCTTCGTGGTCGTGGTGCTGGGCGCGGTCGCGCGCCTGCATGGCTTCTCGATCCTGCGGCTGATCGCCTATCTTAAGGCCGAACTCCTGCTGGTGCTCGGCACGTCGTCGTCGGAGGCGGCACTCCCCAGCCTGATCGCCAAGCTGGAGGATGCAGGGTGCGACAAGGCGGTCGTCGGGCTGGTCGTACCGACCGGTTATTCGTTCAACCTGGACGGCACCAATATCTACATGACGCTGGCGGCGCTGTTCATCGCGCAGGCATGCAATGTGGAGCTGACATTGGGGCAGGAATTGCTGCTGCTGGGCGTAGCGATGCTGTCGTCCAAGGGCGCGGCCGGGGTGACCGGCGCGGGCTTCATCACCTTGGCCGCGACACTGTCGATCGTGCCGAGCGTGCCGGTCGCCGGCATGGCGCTGATCCTCGGCATCGACCGGTTCATGTCGGAATGCCGCAGCCTCACCAACTTCATGGGCAATGCGGTGGCGGCGATCGTCGTCTCGCGTTGGGAGAACAAGCTCGACCTGCCGCGCCTCAACGCCAGGCTGGCGGGCAAGACGCCGGCCGAGCCTGCGCCTGCCATCGGCTGA
- a CDS encoding TorF family putative porin, with the protein MKSSLTAIAAGLLCLAAPAFAQDETAPPPDIAVTGSVALVSDYRFRGVSQSDEEIAVQGGLTVTHASGLYAGTWASNLAGWGTFGGANLELDLYAGYKVPVGGGSLDVGVTWYMYPGGADETDFLEPYAKLSGTIGPLTLLAGVAYAPKQQALGKWSFTGTNAQDVLAGGAYDDFGDKEDNLYLWGDASAGVPTTPLTVKAHIGYSDGNAGLGPNGTSVAPTGKYWDWMLGADMAIKGTPLTVGVAYVDTDIGRGQSAYLLPNFSSAEGKSIADAQVVFSVSAAF; encoded by the coding sequence ATGAAATCGTCGCTCACCGCCATCGCTGCGGGCCTGCTCTGCCTCGCCGCGCCTGCCTTCGCTCAGGACGAGACGGCCCCGCCGCCCGACATCGCCGTCACCGGGTCGGTCGCCCTGGTTTCCGATTACCGCTTCCGCGGCGTGTCGCAATCGGACGAGGAGATCGCCGTGCAGGGCGGCCTGACCGTCACGCATGCCAGCGGACTGTATGCCGGAACGTGGGCATCTAATCTCGCCGGCTGGGGCACGTTTGGCGGCGCCAATCTCGAACTCGATCTGTATGCCGGGTACAAGGTGCCGGTCGGTGGCGGCAGTCTGGATGTCGGCGTGACGTGGTACATGTATCCCGGCGGCGCCGACGAGACCGATTTCTTGGAGCCCTATGCCAAGCTGAGCGGCACGATCGGGCCGCTGACGTTGCTCGCGGGCGTCGCATATGCGCCCAAGCAGCAGGCGCTCGGCAAATGGTCGTTCACCGGCACCAACGCGCAGGATGTGCTGGCCGGTGGCGCCTATGACGATTTCGGCGACAAGGAGGACAATCTGTATCTGTGGGGGGATGCGAGCGCCGGCGTGCCCACAACGCCGCTGACCGTCAAAGCGCATATCGGTTATTCGGACGGCAATGCCGGGCTTGGCCCCAACGGCACCAGCGTCGCGCCGACCGGCAAGTATTGGGACTGGATGCTGGGCGCGGACATGGCAATCAAGGGCACGCCGCTGACGGTCGGCGTCGCGTATGTCGATACCGATATCGGCCGGGGGCAATCCGCTTATCTGCTGCCCAACTTCTCGTCCGCTGAAGGCAAGTCGATTGCCGATGCGCAGGTCGTGTTCTCGGTGTCCGCAGCTTTCTGA
- a CDS encoding SMP-30/gluconolactonase/LRE family protein: MTQTEDHARLVWPLQATLGEGPIWVPGEGALWFVDIKSGRLHRFVPEGGESTSFDIGGRPSFAVLAPGGGLIVGNGNALQRVEGGAVVATIATIDMPAHNRTNDATVDAAGRLWFGTMDDDETAATGRVYRFDGMMHEVGGACTITNGPAVSPDGRHLYHVDTLAGQIWRFDLAGDTDALVAGTPFVTIDPADGHPDGVTVDAEGCVWVGLWGGWCARRYDASGTLLTTIRLPCANVTKVAFGGNDLRTGYITTARKGLSEAELAAQPLAGGLFAFDAPAPGQPAYPVMIG; encoded by the coding sequence ATGACGCAGACAGAAGATCACGCTCGATTGGTATGGCCGCTACAGGCGACGCTTGGTGAGGGACCCATCTGGGTGCCGGGGGAGGGCGCCTTGTGGTTCGTCGATATCAAGAGCGGCCGATTGCACCGCTTCGTGCCCGAAGGCGGCGAGTCGACATCGTTCGACATTGGCGGGCGGCCGAGTTTCGCGGTGCTGGCGCCCGGGGGTGGGTTGATCGTCGGTAACGGCAATGCGCTGCAGCGAGTCGAAGGCGGCGCGGTCGTCGCGACGATCGCAACGATCGACATGCCCGCGCACAATCGTACCAACGATGCGACGGTCGATGCCGCGGGACGGCTATGGTTCGGGACGATGGACGATGACGAGACGGCGGCGACCGGCCGCGTCTATCGCTTCGACGGCATGATGCACGAGGTGGGCGGTGCCTGCACGATCACCAATGGGCCGGCGGTCAGCCCGGATGGCCGGCATTTGTACCATGTCGATACGCTCGCCGGGCAGATCTGGCGCTTCGACCTGGCGGGCGACACCGACGCATTGGTCGCCGGCACGCCCTTCGTGACGATCGACCCCGCCGACGGGCATCCCGATGGGGTGACCGTCGATGCCGAAGGATGCGTGTGGGTCGGCCTGTGGGGCGGCTGGTGTGCCAGGCGCTACGATGCGTCGGGCACGCTGCTGACCACGATCCGCCTGCCTTGCGCGAATGTGACCAAGGTGGCGTTCGGCGGTAACGACCTGCGCACCGGCTACATCACCACGGCACGCAAGGGGTTGAGCGAAGCAGAACTTGCCGCGCAGCCGCTGGCCGGCGGCCTGTTCGCCTTCGACGCTCCGGCACCGGGGCAGCCGGCCTATCCGGTGATGATCGGCTAG
- a CDS encoding TetR/AcrR family transcriptional regulator, whose amino-acid sequence MGSAIAIDVRAGRRQAFVEAARESFFTRGYGDTTMSSIAAEVGGSKTTLWSYFPSKQDLFAAVIDGIVERYSLALSIQVDESEPVAPVLQRFGHAVMTTILSDQILALHRLITGEAARFPELGAIFYERGPKRGKARLAAFITAAMADGRLRPGDAMIATRQFSGMIQSGCMQERLLGIAGFGLPESVARDIDAAVDTFMRAWGPAAPRG is encoded by the coding sequence ATGGGCAGTGCAATCGCGATCGACGTTCGCGCCGGTCGCCGCCAGGCCTTTGTCGAAGCGGCCCGCGAGTCCTTCTTCACGCGCGGCTACGGCGACACGACCATGTCCTCGATCGCGGCCGAGGTGGGCGGATCGAAGACGACCTTGTGGTCCTATTTCCCCAGCAAGCAGGATCTGTTCGCAGCGGTCATTGACGGCATTGTCGAGCGCTACAGCCTGGCGCTCAGCATCCAGGTGGACGAGTCCGAGCCGGTGGCGCCCGTGCTGCAACGCTTCGGCCATGCCGTGATGACCACGATCCTGTCGGACCAGATCCTCGCCCTGCACCGCCTGATTACCGGCGAGGCCGCACGCTTTCCGGAACTCGGCGCGATCTTCTACGAACGCGGCCCCAAGCGTGGCAAGGCGCGGCTCGCCGCGTTCATCACCGCCGCCATGGCCGACGGGAGGCTCCGCCCAGGCGATGCGATGATCGCCACGCGGCAATTCTCGGGCATGATCCAGTCCGGCTGCATGCAGGAAAGATTGCTCGGTATTGCCGGCTTTGGTCTACCCGAGTCGGTGGCGCGCGATATCGATGCCGCGGTCGACACGTTCATGCGCGCTTGGGGCCCGGCCGCGCCACGGGGCTGA
- a CDS encoding DHA2 family efflux MFS transporter permease subunit has product MADAATPGETGPAPLTGGKLLFAGIALALANFVVVLDTTIANVSVPHIAGGLAISPTQGTWVITSYSVADAISVPLTGWLAARFGTVRWFIYSLIGFGFFSMMCGLSGSLSMLVFFRICQGLSGGPLMPLTQTLLLRIFPKEKAGAAMGLWAMTTVCAPIAGPILGGTISDNWTWPWIFFINLPVVGLCIFSAMRFVTPFETKKAKVSIDVVGLLLLVTWVGAFQLMLDTGREHDWFSSPFVVAMAVIAAIGLPAFIIWELGEKNPIVDIKVFRHRGFAVGTVAVALGFGAFFASVVLTPLWLQSVVGYTATEAGYTTAFVGVFAVMMSPIAARLVGKVDLRITVCAGISWLGVMSLLRAGWSTDSDFFHLALPQLLQGFGMPFFFIGLTALALSSVKPTETTSAAGIMSFVRTLCGAIGTAMATTAWDNASRVSRSDMVPSLNGVSDTMAKMEAGGLSTEQARGAVDRLVEAQSSTVGATHVFTLAFVIFVIAAAVVWLAPKPRGKVDTSAAH; this is encoded by the coding sequence ATGGCCGACGCCGCGACGCCGGGGGAGACGGGCCCCGCACCGCTGACCGGCGGCAAATTGCTGTTCGCCGGCATTGCGCTGGCGCTGGCCAATTTCGTTGTCGTGCTCGACACGACGATCGCCAACGTCTCGGTGCCGCATATCGCCGGCGGCCTTGCCATCTCCCCGACGCAAGGCACGTGGGTGATCACGTCCTATTCCGTCGCCGATGCGATCAGCGTGCCGCTGACCGGCTGGCTCGCCGCGCGCTTCGGCACGGTGCGCTGGTTCATCTATTCGCTGATCGGCTTCGGCTTCTTCTCGATGATGTGCGGGCTCTCCGGCAGCCTGTCGATGCTGGTCTTCTTCCGCATCTGCCAGGGCCTGTCGGGCGGGCCGCTGATGCCGCTGACGCAGACGTTGCTGCTGCGCATCTTCCCCAAGGAGAAAGCGGGCGCCGCGATGGGCCTGTGGGCGATGACCACGGTATGCGCGCCGATCGCCGGCCCGATCCTGGGCGGCACGATCAGCGACAATTGGACCTGGCCGTGGATCTTCTTCATCAACCTGCCGGTCGTCGGGCTGTGCATCTTCTCGGCAATGCGCTTCGTCACGCCGTTCGAGACGAAGAAGGCCAAGGTCAGCATCGACGTCGTCGGGTTGCTGCTGCTCGTCACCTGGGTCGGCGCGTTCCAGCTGATGCTCGATACCGGGCGCGAACATGACTGGTTCTCCTCGCCGTTCGTGGTCGCCATGGCGGTGATCGCCGCGATCGGCCTACCCGCATTCATCATCTGGGAATTGGGCGAGAAGAACCCGATCGTCGACATCAAGGTGTTCCGCCACCGCGGGTTCGCGGTCGGTACGGTGGCGGTGGCGCTGGGCTTCGGCGCGTTCTTCGCGTCCGTCGTGCTGACCCCGCTCTGGCTGCAATCCGTGGTGGGATATACGGCAACCGAAGCCGGCTACACCACCGCGTTCGTCGGCGTATTCGCGGTAATGATGTCGCCGATCGCGGCCCGGCTGGTGGGCAAGGTCGATCTGCGCATCACCGTGTGCGCCGGGATCAGCTGGCTGGGCGTGATGTCTCTGTTGCGCGCGGGGTGGAGCACCGATTCCGATTTCTTTCACCTTGCCTTGCCGCAATTGCTGCAGGGGTTCGGCATGCCGTTCTTCTTCATCGGGCTCACCGCGCTGGCTTTGTCATCGGTCAAGCCGACCGAGACCACGTCCGCTGCAGGCATCATGAGCTTCGTGCGCACGCTATGCGGCGCGATCGGCACGGCGATGGCGACGACTGCGTGGGACAATGCCAGCCGCGTCAGCCGATCCGACATGGTGCCGTCCCTCAACGGCGTCAGCGATACGATGGCGAAGATGGAGGCGGGGGGGCTTTCCACCGAGCAGGCGCGCGGTGCGGTCGATCGGCTGGTCGAGGCACAATCCTCCACCGTCGGCGCCACGCATGTATTCACCCTGGCTTTCGTGATCTTCGTCATCGCCGCCGCCGTCGTCTGGCTCGCACCCAAGCCCAGGGGCAAGGTGGATACCAGCGCCGCGCATTGA
- a CDS encoding efflux RND transporter periplasmic adaptor subunit: MADAPQPQAVAAPAADAPAPPTAGKRKRLFLILGAVVVTIGILYAVWYFLTQSGRVDTDNAYVGADSAQVTSLVSGAVTEVRVGGTQVVKKGDVLVVIDPADAKIDLATAEAALKQAQQKFGQTSAEASSARATVSSRGAEIAQARARLVDANATVARTRIDLDRRQRLVGSGAASAEELSNARAAYDSAVAARGLAQAGVTAAIATQNAAGQSATASEALVRGTTVYTAPDVATARARLDKARLDFERTVIRAPVDGIVTNRQVQIGQRIATGAPIMTIVPIASAYVDANFKESQLRHVKVGQPVELTSDFYGDDVVFHGRVTGFAGGTGAAFSLIPAQNATGNWVKVVQRLPVRVTLDPKELRAHPLRVGLTMDAVIDTRAK, encoded by the coding sequence ATGGCCGACGCGCCGCAACCCCAAGCCGTTGCCGCCCCCGCGGCGGATGCGCCCGCGCCGCCGACCGCCGGCAAGCGCAAGCGATTGTTCCTGATCCTCGGCGCCGTCGTCGTGACGATCGGCATCCTGTATGCCGTGTGGTATTTTCTCACCCAGTCCGGGCGGGTCGATACCGACAACGCCTATGTCGGCGCCGATTCCGCGCAGGTAACGTCGCTCGTCTCCGGCGCGGTGACGGAAGTGCGGGTCGGCGGGACGCAGGTCGTGAAGAAGGGCGATGTGCTCGTCGTCATCGATCCCGCCGATGCGAAGATCGATCTTGCGACCGCCGAAGCGGCGTTGAAACAGGCGCAACAGAAATTCGGGCAGACATCCGCCGAGGCCAGTTCGGCGCGGGCGACGGTCTCGTCGCGCGGGGCGGAGATCGCCCAGGCCCGGGCGCGGCTGGTGGATGCCAATGCCACCGTCGCGCGGACGCGGATCGATCTCGATCGGCGGCAGCGCCTGGTCGGCAGCGGCGCCGCCTCAGCCGAGGAATTGAGCAACGCGCGTGCCGCTTATGACAGTGCGGTCGCCGCACGCGGGCTGGCGCAGGCCGGTGTCACAGCCGCCATCGCCACGCAGAATGCGGCCGGCCAAAGCGCGACCGCGAGCGAAGCGCTGGTGCGTGGCACCACCGTCTATACCGCGCCCGACGTCGCCACGGCGCGCGCGCGGCTCGACAAGGCACGGCTCGATTTCGAGCGCACCGTTATACGCGCCCCCGTCGACGGCATCGTCACCAATCGCCAGGTGCAGATCGGCCAGCGCATCGCCACCGGGGCGCCGATCATGACGATCGTTCCGATCGCCAGCGCCTATGTCGATGCCAATTTCAAGGAAAGCCAGCTGCGCCACGTGAAGGTCGGCCAGCCGGTCGAGCTGACCTCCGATTTCTACGGCGACGACGTGGTGTTCCACGGCCGCGTCACCGGCTTTGCCGGCGGCACGGGTGCGGCCTTCTCGCTCATCCCAGCGCAGAACGCGACGGGCAATTGGGTGAAGGTCGTGCAGCGCCTGCCTGTGCGGGTCACGCTCGACCCCAAGGAATTGCGCGCGCATCCGCTCCGTGTCGGGCTGACGATGGACGCCGTCATCGATACGCGCGCCAAATAA
- a CDS encoding TonB-dependent receptor, translating into MRLKTFILSSTSLLVMTGAVPALAQTSTDAAPATASPSVATDVQTDQGTPASSVPDAPAGDDIVVQGIRRSLQSAQAVKRDSIQQIDSVVASDIGKLPDIAVSDTAARIAGVQVNRVGGEASGVLVRGLPDFTTTYNGREIFTAEARTVALQDFPASGIQALEVYKSTTSNLVEAGLAGLINVRSRRPFDFDGFEIAGSAWGVHTTEAGKVTPNGNILISNRWDTGIGEIGILANASYTELSYLDSEPTNTDFIASPTINGQSVRLPDIQRLFYRSGNRKRPSGNVALQWRPSSSLEFYAEGLYQGFRNEVSDRQLEVPLYGDANTTYSNIVLRPGTNQVQSGTVTNSNGALLSFQGATYNKTDTYQFAVGGIYNSGPLKITVDLARTKSTFTGSTESIDRTLVGGQTVNFDLETPQFSIPTLNVGNPANYLFDGLYEEAQQAKGGDYQARLDAEYKTDGGLLRSLQVGIRYTDRKAHREFGSRYASFRGKGIPQSALPLDIASVPSGLSGTGIQQDLTTFLAPTYDSVRSNLTALRQFVIDQGGANYTLDTVAADPNSTYDATEKTYAAYAQINYAFGDIADGVIGLRAVRTEVGIDGTQLALPVGNGPAVQTPVTAEQKFTDYLPNASVRFHLTDRLQLRLSATQTRTRPTFSQLNPSSNLGQPGTQDNPTDPFANARNGRGGNPNLQPLKSNNYDASLEYYFARAGFLSGAVFRRDLDGFIQDQSIRFTDPVLGPIILTQPVNSTNGRIDGAEAQLSTFFDFAFVPTFLREFGVQLNYTYLDAKTGFPDGDGGFTQDRILGVSKHTYNVAGFYEHGPLSLRLSYNKRSKTLESRQVRGTPTTPGDIDLYTEEGHPAGRLDLSTSVNFTKNATIFFDATNLLADPYRVELSSARGGAERAEYNRFLRFEERTFTAGLRFRF; encoded by the coding sequence GTGCGCCTGAAGACATTCATCCTGAGTTCGACGTCGTTGTTGGTCATGACCGGCGCCGTTCCCGCACTCGCACAGACGTCGACCGACGCTGCTCCTGCGACCGCTTCGCCAAGCGTCGCGACCGACGTGCAGACCGACCAGGGCACGCCTGCCAGCAGCGTGCCGGATGCGCCCGCCGGTGACGATATCGTCGTGCAGGGCATCCGCCGCAGCCTGCAGTCTGCGCAAGCGGTAAAGCGCGACTCGATCCAGCAGATCGACTCGGTCGTCGCGTCCGATATCGGCAAGCTGCCCGACATTGCCGTATCCGATACCGCCGCGCGCATCGCCGGCGTGCAGGTCAACCGGGTCGGCGGCGAAGCGTCGGGCGTGCTGGTGCGCGGCCTGCCCGATTTCACCACCACGTATAACGGCCGCGAGATCTTCACCGCTGAGGCGCGCACGGTCGCGCTGCAGGACTTCCCGGCATCGGGCATCCAGGCGCTGGAAGTGTACAAGTCGACCACCTCGAACCTTGTCGAGGCGGGGCTTGCCGGCCTCATCAACGTGCGCTCGCGCCGTCCGTTCGATTTCGACGGCTTTGAGATTGCCGGATCGGCTTGGGGCGTCCACACCACCGAAGCCGGCAAGGTCACGCCGAACGGCAACATCCTGATCAGCAACCGGTGGGACACCGGCATCGGCGAGATCGGCATCCTGGCCAACGCCTCGTACACCGAACTCAGCTATCTCGATTCCGAACCGACCAACACCGATTTCATCGCCAGCCCGACGATCAACGGGCAGAGCGTACGCCTGCCCGACATCCAGCGGCTCTTCTACCGCTCGGGCAACCGCAAGCGCCCCTCTGGCAATGTCGCACTGCAGTGGCGGCCGAGCAGCAGCCTCGAATTCTATGCCGAGGGCCTGTACCAGGGCTTCCGCAACGAGGTTTCGGATCGTCAGCTCGAAGTGCCGCTGTATGGCGACGCGAACACCACCTACAGCAACATCGTGCTGCGTCCCGGCACCAACCAGGTGCAAAGCGGCACCGTGACCAATTCCAACGGCGCGCTGCTGTCGTTCCAGGGTGCGACCTACAACAAGACCGATACCTATCAGTTCGCGGTCGGCGGCATCTACAATTCGGGGCCGCTCAAGATCACGGTCGATCTCGCGCGCACCAAGAGCACGTTCACCGGATCGACCGAATCGATCGACCGGACCCTGGTCGGTGGCCAGACGGTGAACTTCGATCTCGAGACGCCGCAGTTCAGCATTCCGACGCTCAACGTCGGCAACCCCGCCAACTACCTGTTCGACGGGCTGTACGAGGAAGCGCAGCAGGCCAAGGGCGGCGATTACCAGGCGCGGCTCGATGCCGAGTACAAAACGGATGGCGGCCTGCTGCGCAGCCTGCAGGTCGGCATACGCTACACCGATCGCAAGGCGCACCGTGAGTTCGGCAGCCGTTATGCAAGCTTCCGCGGCAAGGGAATTCCGCAAAGCGCGTTGCCACTCGACATCGCCAGCGTGCCGTCGGGACTAAGCGGCACCGGGATCCAGCAGGATCTGACCACGTTCCTCGCGCCCACCTATGACAGCGTCCGCAGCAATCTGACGGCGCTGCGTCAGTTCGTCATCGATCAGGGCGGCGCCAATTATACGCTTGATACCGTCGCTGCCGATCCCAACTCGACCTATGACGCGACGGAGAAGACCTACGCGGCTTATGCGCAGATCAATTATGCGTTCGGCGACATCGCCGACGGCGTGATCGGCCTGCGTGCGGTGCGCACCGAAGTAGGGATCGATGGTACGCAGCTGGCGCTCCCGGTGGGCAATGGCCCAGCGGTACAGACCCCGGTAACGGCGGAACAGAAATTCACCGACTATCTGCCCAATGCAAGCGTCAGGTTCCACCTCACCGATCGGTTGCAGCTGCGCCTCTCGGCCACGCAGACGCGTACCCGCCCTACGTTCTCGCAGCTCAACCCATCGTCCAACCTGGGGCAACCCGGCACGCAGGATAATCCGACCGATCCGTTTGCCAATGCGCGTAACGGCCGCGGCGGCAACCCCAATCTGCAGCCGCTGAAATCCAACAATTACGACGCCTCGCTCGAATATTATTTCGCGCGTGCCGGCTTCCTGTCGGGCGCGGTGTTCCGTCGCGATCTCGACGGCTTCATCCAGGATCAGTCGATTCGCTTTACCGATCCGGTGCTGGGGCCGATCATCCTGACCCAGCCGGTCAACAGCACCAACGGTCGGATCGACGGTGCCGAGGCGCAGCTGTCGACCTTCTTCGACTTCGCCTTCGTGCCGACCTTCCTGCGCGAATTCGGCGTACAGCTGAACTACACCTATCTCGACGCCAAGACCGGCTTCCCGGATGGCGATGGCGGGTTCACGCAGGACCGCATCCTCGGCGTGTCCAAGCACACCTATAACGTCGCCGGTTTCTACGAACACGGCCCCCTCTCGCTGCGTCTGTCGTACAACAAGCGCAGCAAAACGCTCGAATCGCGGCAGGTCCGCGGCACGCCGACCACGCCTGGCGACATCGATCTGTACACCGAGGAAGGCCATCCGGCCGGTCGTCTCGATCTGTCCACAAGCGTCAACTTCACGAAAAACGCCACGATCTTCTTCGACGCCACCAACCTGCTCGCCGATCCTTACCGCGTTGAACTAAGCTCGGCACGCGGCGGCGCAGAACGCGCAGAATATAACCGCTTCCTGCGCTTCGAAGAGCGGACCTTCACCGCGGGCCTACGTTTCCGCTTCTGA
- a CDS encoding efflux transporter outer membrane subunit: MRRFSLIIASTTLALLGGCATVPKLGAAPQLRTAESLESTRALAAPVGATRDWPVADWWSGFGDRQLDTLIAEALQASPDVAAAAARIAQAEALAQQTGAALQPSLSIDGQAGGNKQSKNLGIPPQFVPKGIKDTGRLTASGSFDLDLWGRNRAALAAATSEAEAARVDADQARLLLSTDIAAAYAELAQYHAERDVAVAALKSREATSRLTAQRVAIGVDARGSQRQAESRVPAARAEIGAIDEAIVLTRNRLAALAGAGPDRGLSIGRPRLAMPLAGLPDNAGIDLIGRRPDIVAARLRAEAAAKRIKVARADFYPNVNLSAIVGLQSLGLGNLIEGGSSYGNAGPAFSLPIFDSGRLRGRYREARADYDAAVARYDTILITALREVADAVASQRALDARLADQRAALTTAADASRIAALRYEGGLSTQLPVLTADDFELTARRAVADLESRRFALDIALIRALGGGYVMKTETK; encoded by the coding sequence ATGCGGCGTTTTTCACTCATTATCGCAAGCACGACGCTCGCGTTGCTCGGCGGCTGTGCGACCGTGCCCAAGCTGGGTGCAGCCCCCCAGCTGCGCACCGCTGAGTCGCTCGAGTCGACCCGCGCGCTCGCGGCGCCGGTCGGTGCGACGCGCGACTGGCCCGTAGCCGATTGGTGGTCGGGGTTCGGTGATCGCCAACTCGACACGTTGATCGCCGAGGCATTGCAGGCGTCACCCGACGTCGCCGCCGCCGCGGCGCGCATCGCACAGGCGGAGGCGCTGGCGCAGCAGACCGGCGCTGCCCTGCAGCCGAGCCTCAGTATCGATGGCCAGGCGGGCGGGAACAAGCAGAGCAAGAATCTCGGCATTCCACCGCAGTTCGTGCCCAAGGGCATTAAGGACACCGGCCGTCTGACGGCGAGTGGGTCGTTCGATCTCGATCTTTGGGGCAGGAACCGCGCCGCGTTGGCGGCGGCGACCTCGGAGGCCGAAGCAGCGCGCGTCGATGCCGATCAGGCGCGGCTGCTGCTCAGCACCGATATCGCTGCGGCCTATGCCGAGCTTGCGCAATATCATGCCGAGCGCGACGTCGCGGTGGCGGCACTCAAGTCGCGCGAAGCCACGTCGCGGCTGACGGCGCAGCGCGTCGCCATCGGCGTCGATGCGCGTGGCAGCCAGCGTCAGGCCGAGTCGCGCGTTCCGGCGGCGCGGGCCGAGATCGGCGCGATCGACGAGGCGATCGTGCTGACGCGCAACCGGCTGGCGGCACTGGCCGGGGCCGGCCCGGATCGTGGCCTGTCGATCGGCCGGCCCAGGCTTGCCATGCCGTTGGCGGGCCTGCCGGATAATGCCGGGATCGACCTGATCGGGCGCCGACCGGACATCGTCGCCGCACGGCTGCGTGCCGAAGCGGCGGCCAAGCGCATCAAGGTAGCGCGGGCGGATTTCTACCCTAACGTCAATCTCTCGGCGATCGTCGGGCTGCAGTCGCTTGGTCTCGGCAATCTGATCGAGGGTGGATCGAGCTACGGCAATGCGGGGCCGGCGTTCAGCCTGCCGATCTTCGATAGCGGGCGGCTGCGTGGCCGCTATCGGGAAGCACGGGCGGATTATGATGCCGCGGTCGCGCGCTACGACACGATATTGATCACCGCGCTGCGCGAAGTGGCGGATGCCGTCGCCAGCCAACGCGCATTGGATGCGCGGCTGGCGGACCAGCGTGCCGCATTGACGACCGCCGCCGATGCCAGCCGGATCGCGGCGTTGCGCTACGAAGGCGGGCTCTCGACGCAATTGCCCGTGCTGACCGCAGACGATTTCGAACTCACCGCCAGGCGTGCGGTCGCCGATCTCGAGTCGCGCCGTTTCGCGCTCGATATCGCGCTGATTCGCGCGTTGGGCGGTGGCTATGTCATGAAGACGGAGACCAAGTGA